The Fusarium musae strain F31 chromosome 10, whole genome shotgun sequence DNA window ACGGCAAGATCAACGTGATTGCATCGGATTGAAATcatcttgatctcagccTTATCACTATTTATCCTGAAACTGTTGCACGATATGGCTCGAATTCTGATACCCTGCCTCAAATCTTGTGACATCCTTTCTGTAACCTTGAAACAGGTTATAGACCCTGTCTAGCCCTCCTCATGTCTCTGTCTTGATAACAAAACCTCTGTTTATAGGCATGATTTACTGTCCTACGCATCGGAGCCTGGGCATACATTGCTTGCTATACGAGGTGACACAGCTTATACGATGCAAAGAGAATTTCTGAGGAAATACGTTAATGCGCTTCCTGGCGGTGTGAACCATGACCTGCCAATCTTGGAAGGGTTGATGCCTGGGGTGTTCCGTGTCGATGACAACCAAAAGACCGATCGATCCAGCCTCCCCATCCTCCACAAGACGGTTTTAGCGTATAATAACATTAAAGGGACACGAGAATTGTGGCTTTCCTCGGCCACCATACCGCGGATTCTGTCAGAATTGTTGATGACGCGCACTAATTCCAGGAGCTTTCTCAGTAATATTAGTACCAAGCGCAAGAACCTGAGACGTCAAAAATTTGTTCTCTTTTCAACCACAATTCCTGCTATTTGGATCCAAAAAGGCAGCCGCCTGTCCAGTTTCATCTATGCTCTCCTCAGGTGACTTGTAAGTTGGCAGTGGAGACGAGAAACCGACCGGTGAGAACTGGATATAGCCTTCTCGAAGACTCGAAAAAAGTTCACATGCGCTCCCCTCGAGTGACGCCATCGACCTATCCACTCACAGAATGCGCTGTACCGATTCGGCGGCTGTGCTGGCTCATTACGTGGCTTGACAACTAACCCAGGGCGGGACGTGCTCGCGTGATGAACATCATAAAGGACATAAAGGAACAAGGTCATCCGGAGTTTCATTTCATCCCATAAGACACTTGTTCCATGTTATGTGTGAAAATCAGAGGATCCATGATGCAAAAAGGGCGGAGTGAATCTGGCTCACCGAGAGGAGTGACATTCTTAAGTGGGTTGATGAAACGGCAcaaatactaactttagtatttgTCCCAGGATAGAtgaacgaggatgaggaattATTGATATGATAGTGCCGTTTCACTCTACGAATAATGAAATTAGAAGGTTATGGTGAACAAAAAACATGAGAGTTCACTTGCTGGCAGGATCATACAAATAATCCAAAAAGTGCATGATTCATTTCTTCACCCTGTACCCTGACGTCAGAATGACGTTTGAACAGCTGTCAAACTTGCTTCTAACCAATGCTGTTACCGGGAGAGCTCCGCGGAGCTTGATTGGTATGGTAGCGAAAACAGTCCACAGACATGACCGTTATTGACTTTAATACCGACGCAGTGGGCTCGCTGCTCCTGTCTAGCTCTCCAGGGCTGAATCCTTTTCTGCCCACCAAACTCAAAAGTTGCCTTTTGTTCTCTACCAGAGTACGAATCACTCAAACCATCCCCATGTGTCTCACTATGTCCCATCCAGATTATTCCATCGTTCGATTCAGCTGAAAGGGTCTTTGGAAATGGATCCCCAGGAGGCAAGGAGGCTGGTCCCGATCTTACCCGCTCAGCAGACCTCAGGGTACATCTATGGAGAAGACCACTCGCCTGGCCCTTCGTCACCACCGCACAGGTTACGCAAGAGAGTCTTAGTCGCCGTGGCTTGTGAGGGATGCCGACGGAAGAAAGCGAAAGTACGAGGCTTCTCTCTGGTCGAAGAGGGGTAAGCAATACTAATGAGGTGTTTTATGTAGTGTGACGGCAGAAAGCCAACCTGCAGCCGTTGTTTCTCCAAAAGCGAGGCATGCTCGTACGAAACCCCTTCGGTTCCCGTCGTCGTGCAGAAAAAGTACGACATCTTGCTGGTTGAAAATCAACAGTATCGAGAACTATTTGACGCCATAAATAAGAAGCCTGAGTGCGAGGCGCAGGAGATTTTCAACCGACTGAGAAGCTCGGATCAGCCCCTCGCTGTCCTCGAATCTATGAAACAAGCCGAAGCTCTGCTCCCGAAACCATCGACGAATACATGGGATTCCGATCCCAGACTGGCATTTTTCGACCAGAAAGCATTTGAATCGAGTGTTATTCAAGTTCCTGCCAAGCCATGGACAATAGTTGCCGGAGATGGAATTGTATCAGAGCTAATAACCGACTTTTTCACTTGGGATAACTCCTATATGTTTCCCGTGCTCGATAGGGTCACGTTtgtggatgagatgagaggaggagatgataCAGAAGTGAAATGGTGTTCACCCTTGCTGGTAAATGCTATTTGCGCCAAGAGATGTGTAAGGAGCCAGCCGATTTTCTCGAACCATAactaagtaaatatagctgaTGGTTGAACGAGGAAAACAATTCGGGGTGATGACAGGCCGGAACCTCTCCGAGTCCTTCCTTGCCGAGGCCAAGAGTCATTTTGAATCTGAGCAAGGCCGACCTTCGATACCAACAGTCCAAGGACTACTTCTGATATACCTTACCATGGCGGCCACGGGGAAAGACAGAGCTGGTCTGATCTACCGCCTCACGGCCTATGAGATGCTCAAGCAACTCCGCTTGGAGGCAAGGTATAAAGCAGCGAAGAATAACGTCCCGCCTCAGACTCACGATATGATGCTGACATCCAAGACGCTGTGGGGAATATTCCTTCTAGAGAGGTGGGAGCGAGCTAATCCAATCATAAGACGTTGTGTTGACTGTGAACGTTTAGCCGGATAGCTTATTTCTACAACAGGCCCTCTACCATCCCCCCACCTCAAGTCCCTAAGCCCTTCCTATCCATCCTGACCTTCACCCATAAAGGAAATTTGGATGTCATTGACAGACCTTGGAAAGATTCATCTGATCTTGTTCCCCGGCCACCAGGAGTTTTGGCAGCTGCATGCTCTTTTTCCGAACTTCTCTACGAGATCATGCAGTATCTCTCAACTTCTAAATTCAGACGGGGAAGTGAGGAGGATATTCATGCTAGACGGCTATTCTTTTCTCGCCTCATACAGCTGAAACATGACATACCTCGCCAGTTGGTCGTGGAGCAGAACCTTACACCAGTAACGTGTTTCTTAAGGTAAAGACACAGTGATCTAAAGATTCATTCACTGACAGCACTACAGAATAGATGAGAACCTAATACTATACACACTGCTTCAGGATATGCCTACCGACATACCGTTTGGTGTCCCATACAGCTCGACAGTTAAGGACCTATGCATTCAGCACTGTCGCCACGACACCGAGATCATCGGGTCATTTATCAAGAAGTGGCCTACGAACCTAATGATAGCACATCAGTTGTACATATCGATGCAAACACTGGTCCCCATGCTCGATGACATGGCAGCACAAGATCTATTTACAAAAAGTTGTCGGATGGCGCAGTTATCTTCTGGCAGCGTTAGACTCAGTGGAGTTCTCTTACAAGCGACTCAAGCCTTCGTCTGGGCTATGGGCAAGTCGATCCCGGAACCTGCACGGCAACATCTCGAAGGATGGACTCAAGACACAGTTGAGAGGGACTTGCCAATGAGCTTTGCCTTGCCTCCCCGGGGAGAGGTCAAGGAAGTCCTCACTTCTGATGAAAACGATCAGGAATGCTCGATATGGAACTTGGGCACCTTGATTGAGAAGTGGGCGCTGCTGTCGATGGACGAAAGCAGACCACCGTCGTAACCATAACGACCGACAAAGTCCTGCCAACAGATAAGAAATGATGTCTGGCTGAGTGATATGCTTGTTCATCAAACTAGCATTACCCTTCCATTATTTTCGCTTTTGGGCCATGCTGTTCCACCAGGTTCAGGAAGAACAGAACCATGCATGATTATTTATGACTCCTCGTATTCGATGGCGACATGATATGGTGGGGTCACGGGATGTCGAGGTTTCGTGATTGCTTCACTCGGAGGCTCAGTCGCAGCACGTGAACGCCATATCAGATGATCTTATCAATTGGGGCAACTATACCTCCGTGCTGAGTTGCCATCATATTCCGCTCGAGACACAATGTTAATTATAGTCTCGTCTTCTGATAATGGTAAATCTCAGCGCTCAAAGCTAAGCAATGAGTGGATTTTAGAGTCTTGGCCTAGAGGGTCATCTTACGCGTCCCCAAGGTAATGCCAAGTAGAACATCAGCCACAGGGCATATGCTCGTCATGACAAACATGATTCGGCGATTCCGATGGTCAGTGGCTCAGCCCCGGGGTCATTTGGTGCATGTCCGAACGCCGAGCCACAGCATGCCGATGCATCCGGCTGCCAAGTGACCGGGAGTGCCGAGACCCGCGCCGCAAACATGTTGGTTTGGGCGACTGCGCCACCTTTGCCCAGAGTGAGATCACATCAGCCAAGGTCAATAAACCTTGTTGGAGCTGAATGGCTTGATGACGACAAGTGTCTACTTAAGTAGAGCTTGACCCCTCACTTTACATCACTGCTCGAAAGCTAGAGTTACAGTTCAACCTCGCGAATACACATAAACAAACACAAAACAACATGTCAGCTCAAGATTACTAcagtggtggtggaggtggctacggccagcagcaacagcaaggtGGTGGTTACGGACAACAACAAGGTTatggccaacaacaacagggCTATCCTCAGCAGGTAAGCTATCTACCGACCTCCAGCTCTAGCTCCAATTACTAACAGAGCTTCAATAGCAACAATACTCTCAAGGATCCAACTACGGCTCCAACCAGCCCAGCTACGACAACCGCGATCAATCGTACGGCCAACACCAGGGTGGACAATATGGCAGCGGGCCTGGTCAATACCCCGACGGTGCAGGTGGTCCCGGCGGTCCGGGTGGCCCGGGAGGTCCGGACGGGGAGCGTGGACTGGGTGCTACACTTGCAGGAGGCGGTGCAGCCGGCTGGGCCGCGCACACAGCTGGTAGCGGTCTTCTCGGCAGTCTAGCCAGTGCCGCTGCTGGTGCCATTGGCGCAAACTTCCTCGAGCACAAGTTCAAGAAgcacaagaaggagaagaacagGAAACATCACCGCGACGGACGCCCTCGAGCATTCACCGGCGACTCGACTAGCAGCAGTGACTCCGACTCTGGTGATGAGCGACGTCGACGAAAGGACGATGACTTGGCCTACGGAAAGTCTCAGTATGACAACTCCTCCCGACACGGACATGGAGGCGGTTCTCATGGAGGCTCTAGCTCATACGGTGGAGGCGGATATGGTGGCCGAGATCAGGGCTATGGCGGTGGCCAGAGCTACGGAGGCCAGGGCGGATACGGAGGTCAAGGCGGATATGGTCAGCAGGGCTACGGTGGTACCCGATACTAAGTGCCCCTCTATGGCACTGAGACGGATTCAAGAAGGAGGCATGATCTATTGTAATTGATATGAGCCGGTAGAACATCCACGTTTAACGTTAGACACGAATATTAATACCCTGCAATACTCATTTGTTGGACTTTTCTGTGGCAATCCGATTAATTCTGATCGCACTGATGTCTAACAGGCCTACCATGTAAGGAATTTTGGAGAGGTGTCTCTGGCAGTTCGACTCAGCCCCGGTCGTGGTGAACTTGCTCTCCCTGCATATGCAGGTCATGAACTTGACCCCGCTAAATGATGTCTTGATCTCCACGTCTGACACAAGAACCTGGTAACGGAAATACGCGGTTAGCATTATCCGAGATACCGTGCACAAAAGACAACTCATTACCGTGACTGACTTCACTGCTAGAGCGACCGTTTCATATGTGTCGTTTGCCAGACTGGATCTTCTTCTACCGTAAGAATCGAGAAGCCTTTTCCTTTCCAGAAGTCGATCGCGTTTGGTAGGAAGGGATGCGTATGCAGGTAAAGCTGCTTGATGCCAGATTGCCAAGCTGTTTCGACTAGCGTGTCAAACAGCTTGGAAGCTATCCCTGCGCGACGCCATTCAGGCTCAACGTATAACCTCAGTACCTCGACGACATTCTCGGGTTCGAGAGTCAAATGTGAGAAGCGCCCATCGTACGCAGCGTAGCCAATTGTCGCAATCAGGCGCCCCTCGGAATAAGCTGTTAGAAACGCGCCTTGAGGATGGTCAAGATATCTGTCCTTGAAAATGCCGAGTTCTTTCTGGGCCATCTGATCGCTGGATGATTGGTCGAGGAACGGGAACATGTCCGCTCGGGCCTTTGTTATGAATTCCACGATGGCGGTGATCTCATCATGCGTCGCTGGctggatggtgatgttggacATGTCGTATTTTGGGTGATAAAGTCATCAGATGCGTCAGAAACAGTCCAAAAATTGGCTTGAGTAAATAAAAACATTGCACGATGAAAATATGGCGCAACGAACTCCACATCTAGGACTAATCGCGCTGCCataaaagaagcttatttTGATCCGTCTAATCTCCCTAAATTGACATTTCTTATCAATCTATGACCCCATGTTTGACGTATGTATGCCGATGACCTCTAGCTTCATCATAGCCCAGCCAACACCTGGCAACGTTTTCCCTATGCTAATGTTTTACCATGCGACCACCATCTCATTGTCTCCTTCGCAAAATAGCATACCACGCGTCACGTTATCACAACAGCCATAGAAGATTCGGCCTTGGTTACTCCAAAGGTCCAACAAGTCGAAGCACATTATTATTCATGGGTATTAATTCACGCATCACGCTCTACACCTTCACCAATAACGACCCTGGGTGGATAAGCAGTCCGTCAGAAACAGGGCAGACAACCTGGGAGACTAGCCACTGACAACACTCTATTATCAGAGCCAGCTTTTCAGCCGCTGCAAGCATGTTCACATTGGGCAATTCTCAGTCGCCAACTGCATATCGGGACAGGCATGGGAAGTGATGCAATGCGGCTCAATAAACATTCAGAACAAGGCAGTCTTAATTACCAATTTCTATTCCCCTGATCTTTAGCGTCTCTCGTTTTTCGTGTCACTTTCGCGACTGAACCATTGTTGTAACAAGCCACGATGCACACCAAAAGCTCCCTTCGTCTTTCTTTTGCCCTCCTGCTCCTATTGGTTGTAGAGACACTtgccgatgacgacgatactGATTTTCTCATGAATGTTTTCTACGACCTTGGCCCGTAAGTCACCAGAACTGGAtattttgcttgcttgcttgcttgcttgcttgttctTCTGGATGCTAGACAACGAGAACTTACTCTAATCAGCGTCCTCGCATTCTTTGGCGAGCAATTTGCTCGCCAATTCCTGAGTGAGACCTTTACCTGGTACGATCATGTTATCTTCGCGTGCGTTCCGTTGGGTAACATGAGAGCAATTGCCGGTGCCATTCGAGTACAAGGCGACAAGTTTCTCAAGGCCTTCATCGGCCGTGCTCGCGAGAATAAAGCAGCTGCGGAGATTGAATACATGTCTTCCACTTCAGCCAAAGTTGGTGAACTGTTCAATGGAAGAGGCATAGTGCGAACAATGGGCCAGCCCGAGATTGCTCAGTTTATCGTATTCCCTGACGAACtcctgaaggagaagaagggggcGCAGAATCAATCATACCCTCAAGTCCGCATCTCAAGAAGGCATTCTATACAAGGTATGGCGTGAAACATGCGTTTCTCCCACTAAATGTTAACATGAAAGCTAGGCTATTGCGATGAGCTTGATCTAGCGGCACAAAATTGGTTGAAGTCATTCAAGCACACGGAGACTCGCAAAAAAGGATGTCGAGCAGGCAGAAGACCAATTTGGCCCATCCATCTCGAGAATCGAAAGAGCGACCCCATTGTAAAAGAACGATAGGTTTCCCAAGTATTAGGACTCACTAAAATCACCTAATCTACACCTGAACATTGCAACCGGAAAGATATCGCCGAGAGGGAGAGGTATTGAACTACACTTGGCCGCCATTGTTGCAGTTATTCTTCGGGCTTCCCTTCTCATTATAGCTGCTGTCGTCCCTTACTGTGCTCAGGGCTACGAGTCTCAGCCTTGGGGACTTCCCTGCTACATTGGCGGCTCAGTACTTCTTTTCATTGGCAAGCTGGCATGCTCTGTTGCCATTGAGCGAAGCACCAAGGAGTTCAAATGGCGGCCGAGCTCAGGCATCAATAATGAGACGCGAGATTCTTCTGAAGTCCGACCTCAATCCATGGGTTTGTTTTGGGTACAACGGACGCAGCGCGTCAGTGACCAGGACTTCGATTCCTATGTGATCTCTTCCCGAAATAAGCAGTTTATATCAACTTCTAGTAGGCGAGAAGATGTCCTCTCGGGAAAGAGcaacaaagaaaacaaagGACtcaagtaaattaaaaacggCCAGATTGATGGCATCCCGTCGGGAAAGAGCCCAAGTGAGCAAATCAGTTGGGTCTGACGAAAATAGGAGATTGGAGTCAGACTTTCTGGCAGTAACTGCGATATTTGCTGGTGGCGCCGGTTTCACAATTCAGTTCATTGTCCTCAGGGGACTACCATTGCCTTGTGCTGTTGCTCAGCTCGGTGCTATCATCGCCATAGCTATCATCAGAGCCCTAGTTTGTCAAAGGCTCGGAGACGATCCGAACTATTGCGCTGCACCTTCTCGGTACTAGATCTCCTCGCTACTCAACTCGTCAACTCCTCGAGCCCGCGTCCGCCTAATCAGCCACTGAGGCCCTGACAAAAAGACTGGGCATGGAGAGTCAATACCGCAAAGCATCGACTACAGAGCATATACTCATTCCGTATTGGAAGCTGCCTAAATCCAAGTATCCCTAGTCTGAGTGAGGAGGATTCTGCGTCTTCACAGTCCGGTCAATCGAACGAGGCTCAGCGGATCATGCTTGTTAGAAAGCGACTAGGAGATCTTGTCCGATGGGAGACAGAGGCATTCAAGCCAGCTCTGGCGTTAGCTCGTTCCATTGAGCGATTTATGGACGAGTTTATGCCCGTTGCATCCGATCAGAACCTGATAGAATAGAAAGTTCCTATGAGAGACTCGGAGGATAACCGCTCTGTTGTGACACTTGCAATCACAAAGAAAGGCTCCCATGGCTGGCAGATCAAAGTTGGCGAAGTTGAAGCCATCTTGTCACTATGGATGGCCCACCTAGAAGCGGCCAAAGTCGCGAAAACGAAAGACCAAAGTTGTTGTAGCCTTGGGAGTTGACTACTGCAGGATCCTCGGACCAAGTGACCAGCGCGGCGTCTTGGAGCGAGACATCAAGTGGTGGGTGGGCTATCCCGCTGTGACTGAGGTCGCCATGGACAAGAGAATGGACGATGAAACAACTGGCTCCACGCATCGAACTTGTGAGGCTTCATATCATTGTAAGGATCCATAACGCGACGATGTCAAGATGGTTATTGGCTTTATGGGGCGCTCAAGGCTGAGGCCAGGCACAAGTTACTGGTGCAGCACTCTACAGCTGGTTTAGCCAGCTTTGATGCCCAGCACCTCTTCACTAGTTTCATATGGAccattgttgatcttgatcaaCTACCGAAAGATTTTCTCGACCAAGGCTCCATAAACATCCATAAATCCGTCAGAATCCAGCCACCTAAGCCATCAGACCTGGAATCTACCAAACTTGGTACAGGTCGGAAGCTGAGTCATACTAAATTGACCAGATTCGCACTTCATGCTGAAAAAGAAGGTCTTGGAGTGCTGGATGACATACTTCTGTGTCTCATTCccatcttcaatctcaaagaTGTTCTCCCAACGACGCCGTATTGAAACTTGACTTGCCTGGATTGCATGGGCGATGCACATAGGTGAAAGATGCGCCTGCTTACTTGGCTTTCCTCAAGTTCATGACTAAGGAATCTAAGTGCAGCTTCGACGACTACCTTTCTTTGGCTACAGTAGTCCGCACACTGGACTACATCTGCCTTATGGCtctcgatgatgagaatatGGCATATGGCAAGACTTTGAATCAAGAGCATGATAAGGTCACCGAGTCTAAGTAGAATGACAGCAGTGTGAAACCTAAGTCTCCCAGCCGACCATCCTCTGGCGACTATCAAACGCTATTGGATTACATTTCTCAACTCTATCCAGGCGTATTTAGGAGACTCCTGACGTTTTACAAACTTCAAGGACGGAAAGACTACTTTTGTGACCTCGGGAACCGCTGTGAAGAGATAGAGGCCTGGTTACCTGGCTTTGGAAACGAGAAGGAAGGCTTGATGAAGCAAATCAGTTTCACGTCTCTCCATGATCAGGCTTCCATTATGGCTCCTATCGATTTGCGGCTGATTGAAGGTAATAGCTTCTGTCTCATAAGAAAACGTGTGACTTTCATATTTACTAGAACCCAGGGAAAGATTGGAAGAAGCGAGATATATTTGGCTGGACAGCTTTACATTACGCTGCTTCTTGCAATGAATTCAAAGTCATCGAAAAGTGCCAGCATCCCATCTTGCGTAGCAGTCAACTTTCTGGTTGTCTCAAAGCCCTTCTACGGCAGAGCCACCCACAGACATGGTGGTTCGACAATATTGGCAGAAGCCCAGTTCACGTGGCTTGCTTAACAGTAGATCAGAGATTCTTGGAGAGGCTTTTGTAGAACTTGTCAGCAAAAGATGCGGGAGCTAGCTTGGAAGCGAGAGGTTTGAACGGAATGACTCCCATGCACCTTGCAGTGCAGGGATGTCACGCAAAAGGTATTGCCGTCATCAAAAACGCTTTCCGGCTACAGGAACTTGAAATGCCGGCCGACGCTTGGAAACGGAGCCCAATTCGTCTTGCCATATGCAAAGGCAGATACGACTGCTGTAACGAGCTTATTTGTGATGAAAAGCTCATGGTCAACCCGTACACTCTTGATATCCATGGGAGATCTCTATTCTCGTATCTTGACGAAGAGAACGACGAACAAAAATCGATTGGGAGCCTACTGCTTAAGGTTCACTCAAGACTCTTCGGGGACAAAGACAACGAAGGCCAGTCTGTTTGGCACTATGGGGTCAAGTTTTGTGATGAAGAGGTAATAGATACTTTGGAGGATCAGCATCGGTCAACCATCAACGCCAGCAATAATTGTGACGAGATTCCTCTACATCTGGCAATCAAGCTAAAGAGAAAACAAACTTTCCGTCGTTTATTGATGATTAGCGCGGACCCATGCGTCAATAACGCTGGAGATCAGTCTCCGTTGATGTTGGCTTTCTCCCGTGGCGAAGCGAATATGCTCTGCTCCATGCTCAAAATCAAAAGGAAAGTTGCAGAAAATAAGGATAAGTACGGGAAGTCTCCATTGCAGGAGCATCCCTTTTGTTTCAAAGGGCCATACGATGGAGTGTTCTCGGGGCAGAAATATAGTCATCACAGTATGTCTCTTGTGAAGAGACTTCTTGATAGGGTGTTTAGCATGGGGATAGCGCGGCTACGGAATTTCTTTGGCCATCATAGAGCTCATGCCCATACAAGTGTTGTCAGAATGGGGTCTTTGAATGCTTTCCACATTCTTACAAGGCGGTCATAACAATTTCGATGTAATATATTCTCGTGAAGGTAAGGCAAACTGCAAACACACAAAGTCATGTCTCATCTATATCCATCAATGGCCGGGCAGCCGACGAGGTCCAAAGTTGACCTTAGGTGAAAGACGAGTTCAGCCCTGAAGACCATCGGCTATCATCGCATTGACAAGCTGAACATGTCGATTGGCATTCGTCTCACTCCACTCGTTATCGTAGTTAAGTCCATAGGGCCAAATATGTCCTCCGCCACAGTTGATACGAACACCAGCACCATCCCAAGACTGAAGTAGGGGAGTCGCCGTGCGCCAGTCATTAGCAGCACACTTTCTATCAAAAGCCGCAGTCTGACCGATGCCAAGGGTGTGAGAGATCTCATGCAAAGCGGTGCGCTCGCTCATGTAAGATCGGTTGGAGCCGAAACGAAGACTGCCATTGAAGTTGGCATCGGCGGTTGGGACGCCGGGAACGTAGGAGACACGAATGGTCTTGGTGGCTCTGCCCAAACGGTTGTATCGCTCTGCTGCGAGGCGCATGGCATTCTCAATACGGCTGTAGGCATCGGCTTGGTCGGCTGATGGGTTAGAGACCTTCTCTAGGGACCAGTTGATGGCAGCTGAAGTGGTGGAAACGCATGCCACTAGGGCAGTGAACATAGCAGACAACCGCATGATGAATGTTTGTGGGAATGAATTCCGAGATGGTGAATACCCCTCGTCAAAATGTCGATACCCAAGGCTCTAAATACTTCTCACAGCTCAGTCTATAGCATACCGCTACTATATCAGCTTCCATAATCTGCATTATTCCCGTCGATCAACTTGACCCTTATCATTTCAGGGTTTCATCTATCGGCTCACATGGCCACTTTTGTAAACCGATACGGAGTATCTTCATCCGATTATCCTGTTCGAAACATATCTAAAGCTTGCTATTGGGCAGGATGTTGCTCAGACCATTTTAGCGATGAAACCCTGCGATCCTTGCTAGGATCTTCAAGCGACCGAATCCCAGCCCAGCGGAACATTTTGAGAGAAATAACTCTAATCGCGAGGCTGATGAGcttaatagtacttttacCGATCTTATGCATTCTAAGTAAGCTCTCGTAGAGACTTCAACTGCAAGTAGTTATCTCTCAGTGACAAGAGATGACTGTACCAATTTCCGGGAGTCAGGAAGAGCAAAGAAGCGAGCTGGTGACCCCTCACCAACAAGTCACTGGCGATCACTTCAGTAAGCGGAAGGTGTGATGGTATCGCGCCTTGGTCTCGAATGCCAAGGCGATGAAGAAAGAATCTTTGGCAAAACGGAGCAATTACAGGCGAGAGGAAGCTAGGTCATCGATTGGGACCTATCCATTGGTGGAACAACAGCTTAGTGTATTATTGAAACTATCCAGCATGCCGTGTTTCACTCCCTTGATCAACTTCACGAGAAAAAGAAGGGACAAACAATGCCATAAACGCGAGATACATGTTGCAAATCAACAAGCTAGGGGacgaaagaaaactcaggactttgatcctaaatgacaaaaaaaaGCTTAGGTAACTgagcataagtttaggataagtcTAACATAGACTcaggataccttttgctgagtttattttgacactctatatcaaggtctaatgctttcttgctccccgaggaCAAGAACAAACCTTGTTAGCCAAGATATCATTTTTGTTTGGGGACTATGGAGGGAAACTATACAGCAAATCCGTTCTTGGTGCATTCGTCGATCAATTTCTTGGCACCGACAGTCTGCTGAACCTTGCCATTCCCTGCCCATTCGACAAGCTTCGACCTTCCCAATTGTGCCTGTGCTGCCGGCCATCCATCCCTCTCCAAGCCGTGAACAGGGTCACTGGTAAACCTGAGGTAAAGGTCTTGCATTCTCTCACTGACCTTTCGCTCGAATTTGGTTGATGGGCCCTCAGTAGAATGGGTCCCAAAGATCAGAGGCAATTCAGCAGTATGGTACGCGCCCAACCAGGGCAGAGGggagatgttggtgaagttACCAGCGTAGAGGTACTGGAAAGTTCTGGCGCCTGCTTCAGA harbors:
- a CDS encoding hypothetical protein (EggNog:ENOG41), with protein sequence MSNITIQPATHDEITAIVEFITKARADMFPFLDQSSSDQMAQKELGIFKDRYLDHPQGAFLTAYSEGRLIATIGYAAYDGRFSHLTLEPENVVEVLRLYVEPEWRRAGIASKLFDTLVETAWQSGIKQLYLHTHPFLPNAIDFWKGKGFSILTVEEDPVWQTTHMKRSL
- a CDS encoding hypothetical protein (EggNog:ENOG41), whose translation is MHTKSSLRLSFALLLLLVVETLADDDDTDFLMNVFYDLGPVLAFFGEQFARQFLSETFTWYDHVIFACVPLGNMRAIAGAIRVQGDKFLKAFIGRARENKAAAEIEYMSSTSAKVGELFNGRGIVRTMGQPEIAQFIVFPDELLKEKKGAQNQSYPQVRISRRHSIQAAVVPYCAQGYESQPWGLPCYIGGSVLLFIGKLACSVAIERSTKEFKWRPSSGINNETRDSSEVRPQSMGLFWVQRTQRVSDQDFDSYVISSRNKQFISTSSRREDVLSGKSNKENKGLK
- a CDS encoding hypothetical protein (EggNog:ENOG41) translates to MRLSAMFTALVACVSTTSAAINWSLEKVSNPSADQADAYSRIENAMRLAAERYNRLGRATKTIRVSYVPGVPTADANFNGSLRFGSNRSYMSERTALHEISHTLGIGQTAAFDRKCAANDWRTATPLLQSWDGAGVRINCGGGHIWPYGLNYDNEWSETNANRHVQLVNAMIADGLQG